A window from Gossypium raimondii isolate GPD5lz chromosome 7, ASM2569854v1, whole genome shotgun sequence encodes these proteins:
- the LOC105792322 gene encoding GDSL esterase/lipase At5g22810: MKFSSNFIVVFVLFAFVLTVANGQPLVPAMFIFGDSVVDVGNNNNLYTIIKADFPPYGRDFLNHKPTGRFCNGKLASDFTAENIGFTDYPPAYLSKKAKGNNLLIGANFASASSGYYETTAKLYHTLSLSKQLENYKQYQNKLVAIAGKSNASSIVSDGIYLISSGSSDFLQNYYINPLLYESYTPDQFSDVLIESYANFIQNLYKLGARKIGVTTLPPLGCLPAAITVFGSDSNECVAKLNKVAVSFNNKLNATSQRLQTKLPNLKLVVFDIYQSLYNLVTKPADSGFAEARKACCGTGLLETSILCNPKSIGTCANASEYVFWDGFHPSEAANKILADDLLSSGISLIS; the protein is encoded by the exons ATGAAGTTTTCAAGCAATTTCATAGTTGTATTTGTGCTCTTTGCATTTGTGCTCACAGTGGCAAATGGACAGCCCCTTGTTCCTGCCATGTTCATATTCGGGGACTCGGTTGTTGATGTAGGAAACAACAATAACCTCTACACTATCATAAAAGCAGACTTCCCTCCTTATGGGAGGGATTTTTTGAATCACAAACCAACCGGAAGATTCTGTAATGGAAAATTAGCCTCGGACTTCACTG CTGAGAACATTGGCTTCACTGATTACCCACCAGCTTATCTCAGCAAAAAGGCCAAAGGAAATAACCTGTTAATTGGAGCCAATTTTGCATCAGCTTCTTCTGGTTATTATGAGACTACAGCAAAGTTATAT CATACACTGTCATTGAGTAAGCAATTGGAGAACTACAAGCAGTATCAAAATAAATTGGTGGCCATTGCAGGGAAATCCAATGCTTCTTCAATAGTATCGGATGGAATCTACCTTATCAGTTCTGGGAGCAGTGATTTTCTTCAAAACTATTACATTAATCCTCTTTTATACGAGTCCTATACACCTGATCAATTCTCGGATGTTCTCATTGAATCATATGCTAACTTCATCCAG AATTTGTACAAGCTCGGAGCAAGGAAAATTGGAGTGACGACATTGCCACCGTTGGGATGCTTACCAGCAGCCATAACAGTTTTCGGATCAGATAGCAACGAGTGTGTGGCTAAGTTAAATAAGGTAGCAGTTTCATTCAACAACAAACTCAATGCAACATCTCAAAGGTTACAGACAAAGCTCCCCAACCTTAAATTGGTGGTCTTTGACATCTACCAATCTCTCTATAACCTTGTCACTAAACCTGCTGACAGTG GTTTTGCAGAAGCAAGAAAAGCTTGTTGTGGAACCGGATTGTTGGAAACATCAATATTGTGCAATCCCAAATCCATTGGGACATGCGCAAATGCATCTGAATATGTTTTCTGGGATGGATTCCACCCATCAGAAGCTGCAAACAAGATTTTAGCAGATGATCTGCTGAGCAGTGgaatttctcttatttcctaa